The nucleotide sequence CAACTTCTCCATCGGCCAGCCTGATTTTGACGTGCCCGAGCCGCTGAAACGCGAGGCCATCAAGGCCATCGAGACCGGCATGAACCGCTACTCACAGACGGCCGGCGACAAGGACCTTCAGGACAAGATCGCCGCCCAGATGGCCACGGAGTTCGGCTGGGACAACCCCGGCGTGCTGGTCGCCAGCGGCGTCAGCGGGGGGCTGCTGCTGGCCTTTCTGGCCCTGATCGACCCGGGCGACGAGGTGATTATCCCCGATCCGTATTTCGTTATCTACAAACACGTGGTCAACCTGCTGGGCGGCAAGTGCGTCTTCGTCGATTCCTATCCCGATTTCGACCTGCCGGTGGAGGGCATCGCCAAGGCCATCACCGACAAGACGAAGATGATCATTCTCAACTCGCCCTGCAACCCGACGGGCATCGTCTACAGCGACGAGCAGATCCAGGCCTTGGCGAAAATCGCCGCCGAGAAGGACATTCTGGTCCTAACCGACGAGATTTACGAGCAATTCTCCTACGATGGCCCGTGTGCGAGCATCGCGAAGTACCACGAGAAGGTGCTCCTGATGCGTGGGTTCAGCAAGAGCTATGCGATGACGGGTTGGCGTCTGGCCTACGTGGTGGCGCCGGCGTCGATGCGGCCGGTGATCGAGGAGATGACCAAGATCCAGCAGTATACGTTCGTGTGCGCTCCGAGCCCGTTCCAGCGAGCGGCCGTGGCGGCATTGGACTACGACGTCAGCGATCTCGTCGCCCAGTACGTTCGGAAGCGCGACTTGCTGTACGACGGCCTGCGCGACACGTTCGAGCTGGCCCGGCCGGGAGGGGCGTTCTATGCCTTCGTCAAGGCCCCCGGCGGCTCCAGCACCGAATTCGTGAAGAAGGCCATCCAGAACAACGTCCTGGTCATCCCCGGCAACGTCTTCAGCGAGAAGGACACCCATTTCCGGATCAGCTTCGCGACGACCGATGAGAAGATCCGCCAGGGCGTGGAGGTCCTGCGCGGTCTCACGTAGGCCGGTCGAGTATGGCAGGGCGGCTGGGAGAGGGATTTTGTTGCCGACGTCCCCGATGCATGTTGCCTGCGCGCAATCGGACCGGTACAATCGGCGGCATGAGACCAAGGCATCTGAGCATTGTGGCTGTCATCGTCTGCGGGTTGGCCTCGATTCATGCGTTCGCCGCCGAGCCCAACGACGTCGCGCGTCCCGCCAAGGCCGCGATCATCTCCTGTAAAGGGATGATCGATCAAGGCCTGTTCGACTCCATCGAACGCCGCAGCGAGATGGCGATGAAGGCGGGAGTCGATTACCTGATCTACGAAATCGAGACTTACGGCGGCCTTGTCGACGCGGCCGACAGCATCGCCAAGTACTTCATCCAGACGATCGGAAGCCGTGCCACCACGGTTGCTTACGTGCAGACCGAGGCGATTTCAGCCGGTGCGCTGATCAGCGTCTCGTGCAACGACGTGATCATGCGCGAGAACACGACCATCGGCGACTGTGCGCCGATCTCGCTGGGGGGCAAGCTCGAAGGTGTTGAACGCGAGAAGGCCGAGAGCTTCATTCGGGCGGCGTTCCAGCGGGCGGCCGAGGCCAATGGATACCCCGAAGCGTTGCTCAAGGCGATGGTGACGATGCAGGTCGAGGTCTGGCGCATCCGAGACCTCGAAACCGGACAATGGGAGTTCTACGAGCGCAGAGACCTTCCCGACGATGTGGATCGATACGACGTCGACGGGGCCGAGGAGATCGTCGGGAGTGACGAACTGCTGACGCTGACGGCTTCGCAGGCCCTGGAGTACGGCGTGGCCCGTGCGGTGGTGGGGGGGCTGGACGAAGCGCTGGTGTTTCTGGAAGGGCGGGACGGGGTCCGGTTCGTCGAGCCTCCGATGAGGCTCCAGACCACCTGGTCGGAGGAAATGGTGCGCTGGCTCAACTCGCCGGCGGTCATGGGCGTGTTGATTATGCTGGCCCTGCTGGGCGTCTACCTGGAGCTCAGCACGCCGGGTGTGGGACTGCCGGGGCTGGTCGCGGTGATCTGTTTTGCCGTGATCATCGGCAGCAAGTACCTCACCGGCCTGGCGAACTGGGTGGAGATCGTACTCTTCTTCGCCGGGATTATCTTGCTTCTGGTCGAGTTGCTTGTCCTTCCGGGTTTCGGGGTCGCCGGGATCCTCGGCATCCTGTTCATCCTGGGCGGCCTGTTCGGGATGCTCGTTAAGAATGCCCCGGGCGAATTGCCCTGGCCCGAAGGCCCGCAAGACTGGGCCACGCTGACCAATGGGGTGCTGGGAATCGTATACGGGTTTGTCGGGTTCCTCGTGCTGGCGTCGGTGCTGTCTCGGTATCTGCCGAAGCTGCGTTTCATGAGCGGCCTGATCCTGTCGCCGACGTCGGCCGTCGCGAACGGCGCGGGTCTCGTGGACCCGCCGGACGGCGTTCAGCGCGGTATCCGGGTGGGCGATGTCGGCAGGGCGATCTCCAGCCTGCGTCCGGCCGGGAAGGCGCGATTCGGAGACGACGTGGTCGATGTCGTCGCGACAGCGGAATTCCTCGATCGGGGA is from Anaerobaca lacustris and encodes:
- a CDS encoding pyridoxal phosphate-dependent aminotransferase; translated protein: MKKLVADRTRLIDSSGIRKVFALAAELKDPINFSIGQPDFDVPEPLKREAIKAIETGMNRYSQTAGDKDLQDKIAAQMATEFGWDNPGVLVASGVSGGLLLAFLALIDPGDEVIIPDPYFVIYKHVVNLLGGKCVFVDSYPDFDLPVEGIAKAITDKTKMIILNSPCNPTGIVYSDEQIQALAKIAAEKDILVLTDEIYEQFSYDGPCASIAKYHEKVLLMRGFSKSYAMTGWRLAYVVAPASMRPVIEEMTKIQQYTFVCAPSPFQRAAVAALDYDVSDLVAQYVRKRDLLYDGLRDTFELARPGGAFYAFVKAPGGSSTEFVKKAIQNNVLVIPGNVFSEKDTHFRISFATTDEKIRQGVEVLRGLT
- a CDS encoding NfeD family protein; the protein is MRPRHLSIVAVIVCGLASIHAFAAEPNDVARPAKAAIISCKGMIDQGLFDSIERRSEMAMKAGVDYLIYEIETYGGLVDAADSIAKYFIQTIGSRATTVAYVQTEAISAGALISVSCNDVIMRENTTIGDCAPISLGGKLEGVEREKAESFIRAAFQRAAEANGYPEALLKAMVTMQVEVWRIRDLETGQWEFYERRDLPDDVDRYDVDGAEEIVGSDELLTLTASQALEYGVARAVVGGLDEALVFLEGRDGVRFVEPPMRLQTTWSEEMVRWLNSPAVMGVLIMLALLGVYLELSTPGVGLPGLVAVICFAVIIGSKYLTGLANWVEIVLFFAGIILLLVELLVLPGFGVAGILGILFILGGLFGMLVKNAPGELPWPEGPQDWATLTNGVLGIVYGFVGFLVLASVLSRYLPKLRFMSGLILSPTSAVANGAGLVDPPDGVQRGIRVGDVGRAISSLRPAGKARFGDDVVDVVATAEFLDRGAAVEIIEIHGNRVVVKDRDNA